One stretch of Niallia sp. XMNu-256 DNA includes these proteins:
- a CDS encoding cyclodeaminase/cyclohydrolase family protein, with amino-acid sequence MNLNRIDELTVYEYLEKLASPEFPNPASGSAASTIAAMAASLLEMSYKVTVTNNEKKMPISLNEIEGIRHQCMRLATEDMIALAEVVKATKFKSAFPVKYEEAMKKATDPLVSVVKNCEIILSWIVQLIPIANKSVLGELAGSANMAEAAATSAKQGIEVNLLLLSDKVYIGNVQAAIHKSYKNTIETKQRIDKSMI; translated from the coding sequence ATGAATCTGAATAGGATAGATGAATTAACTGTATATGAATATCTTGAAAAATTAGCGTCTCCCGAATTTCCAAATCCGGCTAGCGGTAGTGCAGCCTCAACCATTGCTGCAATGGCAGCCTCGTTGCTGGAAATGTCCTATAAGGTGACAGTAACTAACAATGAAAAGAAAATGCCTATATCGTTAAATGAGATTGAAGGTATACGTCATCAATGCATGAGACTTGCCACAGAGGATATGATTGCACTTGCAGAGGTCGTGAAGGCCACAAAATTCAAATCAGCGTTTCCTGTTAAGTATGAAGAAGCAATGAAAAAAGCAACAGATCCATTAGTTTCTGTTGTTAAAAATTGTGAAATTATTTTAAGTTGGATTGTACAATTGATCCCTATTGCTAACAAGAGTGTGTTAGGGGAATTAGCTGGAAGCGCCAACATGGCGGAAGCAGCAGCTACTTCTGCAAAACAAGGGATTGAAGTTAATCTTTTATTGCTGAGCGATAAGGTCTATATAGGAAATGTCCAAGCTGCTATTCATAAAAGCTATAAAAATACCATCGAAACAAAACAACGTATTGATAAAAGCATGATTTAA
- a CDS encoding cupredoxin domain-containing protein, producing the protein MKSNITRKLGFFILPAIPFVFLGTWYLNQSTPVPTSGLAVSSEDAYVINMVTSEFSTKTEDGKEIESYRWDPGTIVVPKEQDITLKIYGVNGKEHPFYIEGTDYKGVVQKGKETEITVRFDKEGTYRLICSAHHTLEQNGPMIGYIIVD; encoded by the coding sequence ATGAAGTCTAATATAACGCGAAAGCTAGGATTCTTTATATTACCTGCCATACCTTTTGTATTTTTAGGTACATGGTATTTGAACCAATCGACCCCCGTCCCAACTAGCGGTTTAGCTGTCAGTTCAGAAGACGCTTATGTCATTAATATGGTAACAAGTGAATTTTCTACGAAAACGGAAGATGGAAAGGAAATTGAATCTTACCGTTGGGATCCAGGTACAATTGTCGTCCCGAAAGAGCAAGATATTACGTTAAAGATATATGGAGTGAATGGGAAAGAACATCCATTTTATATTGAAGGAACAGATTATAAAGGAGTTGTCCAAAAAGGAAAAGAAACCGAAATCACTGTTCGTTTTGACAAGGAAGGTACTTACCGGTTAATCTGTTCAGCACACCATACCCTCGAACAAAACGGGCCAATGATCGGATATATTATTGTAGACTAG
- a CDS encoding ASCH domain-containing protein, which translates to MKDYIQNQELPPKTCTIERLVTIDKDVEKVLAGQKTATRRNGRYADPGEIMELKGKKFVVEKIYRQSLGELTDEDARKEGYESVEDYKQSILSIHPGMPWLPEMKVWVHEFKLVN; encoded by the coding sequence ATGAAAGATTACATACAGAACCAAGAATTGCCGCCAAAAACATGTACTATTGAACGCCTTGTGACAATTGATAAAGATGTTGAAAAAGTATTGGCCGGACAGAAAACAGCAACAAGACGGAATGGACGATACGCTGATCCAGGTGAAATTATGGAGTTAAAAGGAAAAAAATTTGTTGTAGAAAAGATATACCGTCAATCTTTAGGGGAATTAACCGATGAAGATGCACGCAAAGAAGGCTATGAATCGGTTGAAGATTACAAGCAATCAATTCTATCCATTCACCCTGGAATGCCATGGCTTCCAGAAATGAAAGTCTGGGTTCACGAATTTAAATTAGTAAATTAG
- a CDS encoding DUF3219 family protein: MLKEIILNEKIIEVQRFEHRVINGLNEISVNFKVQSEDYHEVAMLLYEGTFNVKLPHLDLVFRGVIQQYSTSITNLYLEHQVGDYSLTLREIDE, from the coding sequence ATGTTAAAAGAGATCATACTAAATGAGAAAATCATTGAAGTTCAACGCTTTGAGCATCGAGTTATTAATGGATTGAATGAAATCTCAGTCAACTTTAAGGTGCAGAGTGAGGATTATCATGAGGTGGCGATGCTATTATATGAAGGGACCTTCAATGTAAAGCTACCTCATTTAGACTTAGTATTTAGAGGAGTAATTCAGCAATACTCTACATCGATTACAAATCTATATCTAGAACATCAAGTTGGAGATTATTCATTAACATTGCGTGAAATCGATGAATAA
- a CDS encoding BH0509 family protein, with product MMSIRERENMIQFLVAYFGGDLNQLEQMNDRTLENTYQFAYERIEMENHI from the coding sequence ATGATGTCAATTCGAGAGCGTGAAAACATGATTCAATTTTTAGTGGCTTATTTCGGTGGAGATTTAAACCAATTAGAGCAGATGAATGATCGCACTCTTGAAAACACATATCAATTCGCCTATGAAAGAATCGAAATGGAAAATCACATTTAA
- the mqo gene encoding malate dehydrogenase (quinone) produces MSNREMKTDFILIGAGIMSATLGTLLKELLPDRKITVFEKLSEAGEESSNEWNNAGTGHAALCELNYTVEKPDGSIDISKAIRINEQFQVSMQFWSYLVKNKLIHNPHEFIMSLPHMSMVQGERNVDFLKKRFKALSENPLFQEMEFSDDAEKLKEWMPLIMEHRTAKDPIAATKIDSGTDVNFGSLTRMLFKHLEKKEVDVFYKHCVQDIKRNSEGLWELKIQNLISGKIEHHTAKFVFIGAGGGSLHLLQKSGIPEGKQIGGFPVSGIFLVCNNPEVVAKHHAKVYGKAKVGAPPMSVPHLDTRFIDNKKSLLFGPFAGFSPKFLKTGSNMDLLSSVKTDNLFTMLAAGAKNMSLTKYLIGQVMLSKEQRMEELREFIPNAKSEDWDLIVAGQRVQVIKDTDAGGKGTLQFGTEVITSADGSIAALLGASPGASTAVHVMLEVISKCFPEYMMEFDSKLREMIPSYGLSLMENPELLKQIKMSTAQILGLSEKNPVHS; encoded by the coding sequence ATGAGCAACAGAGAAATGAAGACAGATTTCATATTAATTGGGGCCGGAATAATGAGTGCCACCTTGGGAACACTTTTGAAAGAATTATTGCCGGACCGAAAAATTACCGTGTTTGAGAAACTCTCTGAGGCAGGGGAAGAGAGTTCAAATGAATGGAATAATGCAGGAACAGGGCATGCAGCACTTTGTGAATTGAACTACACAGTTGAAAAGCCGGATGGAAGCATTGATATTAGTAAAGCAATAAGAATTAACGAGCAGTTCCAAGTTTCAATGCAGTTTTGGTCATACCTTGTTAAAAACAAGCTGATCCATAATCCACACGAATTTATCATGTCGTTGCCACATATGAGCATGGTACAGGGGGAAAGGAATGTTGATTTTTTAAAGAAACGTTTTAAAGCGTTATCAGAAAATCCCCTATTTCAAGAAATGGAGTTTTCAGACGATGCTGAAAAACTAAAGGAATGGATGCCACTGATTATGGAGCACCGGACAGCTAAGGATCCAATTGCAGCTACGAAAATTGACAGTGGTACAGATGTTAATTTTGGCTCCCTTACACGGATGTTATTCAAACACCTTGAGAAAAAGGAAGTCGATGTCTTTTATAAACATTGTGTTCAAGATATTAAAAGGAACAGTGAAGGTTTATGGGAACTTAAAATTCAAAATCTTATTAGTGGAAAAATCGAACACCATACGGCAAAATTTGTTTTTATTGGAGCAGGAGGAGGCAGCCTGCATTTATTGCAAAAATCGGGGATCCCTGAAGGAAAACAGATCGGAGGGTTTCCTGTAAGTGGAATCTTTTTGGTATGTAATAACCCTGAGGTTGTTGCCAAACACCATGCCAAAGTATATGGTAAAGCAAAAGTTGGGGCACCGCCTATGTCAGTACCACATCTAGACACCCGTTTTATCGATAATAAAAAATCACTACTATTTGGACCATTTGCTGGGTTCTCACCTAAATTTTTAAAAACAGGTTCTAACATGGATTTATTGAGTTCCGTTAAAACGGATAATCTTTTCACAATGCTTGCTGCAGGGGCAAAAAACATGTCTCTTACAAAATACTTAATTGGGCAAGTGATGTTATCCAAGGAACAACGAATGGAAGAGTTACGTGAGTTTATCCCAAATGCTAAATCGGAGGACTGGGACTTAATCGTTGCAGGTCAACGTGTACAAGTAATTAAGGATACTGATGCAGGAGGAAAAGGTACGCTTCAATTTGGTACAGAGGTAATTACTTCTGCTGACGGATCGATTGCAGCATTGCTAGGTGCTTCTCCAGGTGCTTCTACCGCTGTACACGTTATGCTAGAAGTGATTTCGAAATGTTTTCCTGAATATATGATGGAGTTTGATTCCAAATTAAGGGAAATGATTCCTTCTTATGGGTTGTCCTTAATGGAAAACCCGGAACTTCTGAAACAAATAAAAATGTCAACCGCTCAAATATTAGGTCTAAGCGAAAAGAATCCTGTGCATAGCTAA
- a CDS encoding LLM class flavin-dependent oxidoreductase codes for MKLSILDQSPISSNQSAREALEGSVKLAQAGEKLGYSRYWIAEHHDLPGLACPAPEVMLGCIGAQTKKIRIGSGAVLLPHYKPYKVAEVYHMLATLFPDRIDIGIGRAPGGSAEATNALSDNFLQQVWKMPDLVKELLHFLHNDFPEGHEFSGIKASPTPDIAPEPWLLGTSIKSARLAAENGLAYAFGQFMSDNDGRAIIQEYLECYKQRKRDQHPQVILTVSVICAETNEKAEEVALSSLIWSLQKENREGNQGVPSIQEAKQYILNEKEQATYSKLKQNMIIGNPSFVKQRLKEMQAFYKADEIMIVTITYSPKDRISSYQLIANEIF; via the coding sequence TTGAAATTAAGTATTTTGGATCAGTCACCAATCTCTTCCAATCAAAGTGCAAGGGAAGCTTTGGAGGGGTCTGTTAAATTAGCTCAAGCGGGTGAGAAGCTGGGGTATTCTCGTTACTGGATTGCTGAGCATCATGATTTACCTGGGTTAGCTTGTCCAGCGCCAGAAGTCATGCTGGGTTGTATTGGCGCTCAAACGAAGAAAATCAGGATCGGTTCGGGAGCGGTTTTGCTGCCGCATTATAAACCGTATAAAGTGGCAGAGGTTTATCATATGTTGGCTACTTTATTTCCGGACCGTATCGATATAGGTATTGGTCGAGCGCCTGGTGGTTCAGCCGAAGCAACAAACGCATTATCTGATAACTTTTTACAACAGGTTTGGAAAATGCCAGATTTAGTTAAGGAATTGCTTCATTTTTTACATAATGATTTTCCTGAGGGGCATGAGTTTTCAGGGATAAAAGCCTCTCCGACCCCTGACATTGCGCCAGAGCCATGGTTGTTAGGTACTAGTATAAAAAGTGCTCGATTGGCAGCAGAAAATGGTTTGGCCTATGCATTTGGACAGTTTATGAGTGACAATGATGGAAGGGCGATCATTCAAGAATATCTCGAATGCTACAAACAGAGAAAAAGGGATCAACATCCACAAGTCATTTTAACTGTATCAGTCATTTGTGCTGAAACAAATGAAAAAGCAGAGGAGGTTGCTTTAAGTTCCCTCATTTGGTCTCTGCAAAAAGAAAATAGAGAAGGAAATCAAGGTGTACCATCCATTCAAGAAGCAAAGCAGTATATACTAAACGAAAAAGAACAAGCAACATATTCGAAACTGAAACAAAACATGATTATTGGTAATCCGAGTTTTGTAAAACAAAGACTTAAAGAAATGCAGGCTTTTTATAAAGCAGATGAAATCATGATCGTAACGATTACCTACTCACCAAAAGACCGAATAAGTTCTTATCAACTAATTGCCAACGAAATTTTCTAG
- the ahpF gene encoding alkyl hydroperoxide reductase subunit F gives MLLDAEIKSQLSQYLQLMEGEVHIKLSVGTDKISNDMSALVDELAAMSSSIKVERTTLERTPSFSINRPGEDTGITFAGIPLGHEFTSLVLALLQVSGRAPKVDEKVIAQIKNLNGEYRFETYASLSCHNCPDVVQALNVMSLINPYITHTMIDGAAFKEEVETKKIMAVPTVHLNGEFFESGRMSLEEILSKLGSGPDASEFANKDPFDVLIVGGGPAGASAAIYSARKGIRTGVVADRFGGQVLDTVGIENLITVNYTEGPKLAATLEEHVKQYDVDIMNLQRAKHIEKKGYIEVELENGAVLKSKTVILSTGARWRNAGVPGETEFRNKGVAYCAHCDGPLFAGKHVAVIGGGNSGVEAAIDLAGIVKHVTLLARSEVKADPVLQDRLSSLQNVSIIKNAQIEEITGTDKVDGISYTDRETGEKQHVELEGVFVQIGTIPNTEWLKDTVEMNAHGEVVVDLSGSTNIPGVFAAGDCTNAKYKQIIISMGSGATAALGAFDYLIRN, from the coding sequence ATGTTGTTAGATGCAGAAATTAAATCCCAATTATCCCAATACTTACAACTTATGGAAGGCGAAGTACATATTAAATTAAGTGTGGGGACAGATAAAATATCAAACGATATGTCTGCTCTAGTGGATGAATTAGCAGCTATGTCATCCAGTATTAAAGTAGAACGGACTACATTAGAAAGAACACCTAGCTTTAGTATAAATCGTCCAGGTGAAGACACTGGTATTACCTTTGCAGGAATTCCTCTTGGACATGAGTTTACTTCTTTAGTGCTTGCTTTATTACAAGTGAGTGGGCGTGCCCCGAAGGTGGATGAAAAAGTAATCGCTCAAATCAAAAATCTAAATGGCGAATATCGTTTTGAAACGTACGCGAGCTTAAGTTGCCATAACTGCCCAGATGTTGTTCAAGCTTTGAACGTTATGAGTTTAATTAACCCTTACATCACACACACAATGATTGACGGAGCTGCTTTTAAAGAAGAAGTAGAAACGAAAAAAATCATGGCTGTTCCAACTGTACATTTAAATGGTGAATTCTTTGAAAGCGGACGCATGTCATTGGAAGAGATACTATCTAAACTTGGGAGTGGACCAGATGCATCCGAATTTGCTAATAAAGACCCATTTGATGTATTGATTGTCGGAGGTGGTCCTGCTGGTGCTAGTGCCGCGATTTATTCAGCACGTAAAGGAATCCGCACTGGAGTTGTTGCCGATCGCTTTGGAGGACAGGTATTAGACACAGTTGGCATCGAAAACTTAATTACTGTAAATTATACAGAAGGTCCGAAGCTTGCTGCCACACTCGAAGAACATGTGAAACAATATGATGTGGATATTATGAACCTGCAACGTGCCAAACACATTGAGAAAAAAGGCTATATTGAAGTCGAATTGGAAAATGGAGCTGTTCTAAAGAGTAAAACCGTCATCCTTTCAACAGGTGCCCGTTGGCGTAACGCTGGCGTACCAGGTGAAACCGAGTTCAGAAATAAAGGAGTCGCATATTGTGCCCATTGTGATGGACCGTTATTTGCCGGAAAGCATGTAGCTGTTATCGGAGGCGGAAATTCTGGTGTAGAAGCAGCAATAGATTTAGCAGGAATTGTTAAGCATGTCACACTATTAGCTCGTTCGGAAGTAAAAGCTGATCCAGTATTACAAGATCGTCTATCCAGTCTTCAAAATGTAAGCATCATTAAAAATGCCCAAATTGAAGAAATTACTGGTACCGATAAAGTCGATGGCATTTCTTATACCGACAGGGAGACAGGAGAAAAACAACATGTTGAACTTGAAGGTGTATTTGTACAAATTGGTACAATCCCAAATACCGAATGGTTAAAAGATACTGTAGAAATGAATGCACATGGGGAAGTTGTCGTAGATCTTAGTGGTTCAACAAATATTCCAGGGGTCTTTGCGGCTGGAGATTGTACAAATGCAAAGTATAAACAAATCATTATATCCATGGGTTCAGGTGCAACTGCAGCACTTGGAGCATTTGATTATTTAATACGAAATTAG
- a CDS encoding YaiI/YqxD family protein yields the protein MKIYVDADACPVKDIIITEGTKAEIPVILVTSFSHYSNVEKPAGVETIYVDSGADAADYRIMKLVQKGDLIVTQDYGLASLGLAKGCTVIHHKGSIYTNENIDQLLQTRYLSAMARKSGKRTKGPKPFTAEDREKFREVFVALL from the coding sequence ATGAAAATTTATGTAGATGCGGACGCCTGTCCAGTTAAAGATATAATTATTACAGAAGGAACGAAAGCCGAAATTCCCGTCATCCTTGTAACAAGTTTTTCCCATTATTCTAATGTAGAAAAGCCAGCTGGTGTTGAGACCATTTATGTTGATTCTGGAGCTGACGCAGCTGATTACCGGATTATGAAATTAGTACAAAAAGGTGATCTGATTGTAACGCAAGATTATGGACTTGCTTCACTTGGTTTGGCAAAAGGCTGTACGGTTATACACCACAAAGGATCCATTTATACGAATGAAAACATCGACCAATTATTACAAACCCGTTATTTAAGTGCCATGGCCCGAAAAAGTGGCAAACGCACAAAAGGACCCAAACCTTTTACAGCAGAAGACCGTGAAAAGTTTAGAGAGGTTTTTGTAGCCCTTCTCTAA
- a CDS encoding DUF4163 domain-containing protein gives MAETEYIPVNKQELPIEEKKPSKADNKETVFYQLKRATYEKGDLRVHFPQITEMQSNMKEKQINGIIKEEIFEFVNQYEDDIATLEMDYEVMTETENILSIVYSGYYSGGAYPSHLLFTTNIDMRTGEKIRLPNTITINEEFIDKFNKASYINRDPNSPNVKELSLAVRDYLKQITVEELINGFKQADLPSMTENPYGVYSFFQDDTFIISIRVPHVIGDHAEFKIE, from the coding sequence GTGGCTGAAACTGAGTATATTCCCGTCAATAAGCAGGAGTTACCGATAGAGGAAAAGAAACCATCTAAGGCTGATAATAAAGAAACTGTATTCTATCAACTAAAGCGAGCGACATATGAAAAAGGAGATCTTCGTGTACACTTTCCACAAATCACCGAAATGCAAAGCAATATGAAAGAAAAGCAAATCAATGGAATTATAAAAGAAGAGATCTTTGAGTTTGTCAATCAATATGAAGATGATATTGCTACATTAGAAATGGACTATGAGGTGATGACAGAGACCGAGAATATTTTAAGTATTGTCTATTCAGGATATTATAGCGGCGGTGCGTATCCTAGTCACTTGCTTTTCACAACAAACATTGACATGCGCACTGGAGAAAAAATAAGATTACCTAACACAATCACCATCAATGAGGAATTTATAGACAAGTTTAATAAAGCATCATATATAAATAGGGACCCAAATTCTCCTAATGTAAAAGAGTTATCTCTGGCTGTAAGAGATTACTTAAAACAAATCACTGTAGAGGAACTCATCAACGGCTTCAAACAAGCGGACCTTCCATCAATGACCGAAAACCCCTATGGTGTGTATTCCTTTTTCCAAGATGATACTTTCATCATTAGCATTCGAGTGCCTCATGTTATAGGGGATCATGCAGAATTTAAAATCGAATAA
- a CDS encoding conserved virulence factor C family protein, translating to MKITSIEPTPSPNTMKINLNEELPMGKSHNYKKESKEGAPEVIQKVLEIEGVKGVYHVADFLAVERNAKFDWREILPLVRKAFGQDEGEESGKGQKIDEHFGEIKAQVHMYKGVPVQIKLTDGMEEKRFALPETFAKAALDVQGPDDNLVMVRRWKDFGVRYGEMDQIGEEMKEELIAAYPAQRLEEIVRAAQNPDKQQTGKARKKVALDEFTDPDWRKRYQLLEQMPDPTTEDLPLLQQALKDEKASIRRLATVYLGMIEDKQVLPILYEALKDKSVTVRRTAGDCLSDLGYSEAIEAMMVALKDDSKLVRWRAAMFLYEVGDERALPALKEAEQDPEFEVGLQVKLAIARIEQGEEAKGSVWKQMTEARKK from the coding sequence ATGAAAATTACATCGATCGAACCAACACCTAGTCCGAATACGATGAAAATTAATTTGAATGAAGAGCTTCCGATGGGAAAAAGTCATAATTATAAAAAGGAGTCAAAAGAAGGGGCACCTGAAGTGATCCAAAAGGTACTTGAGATTGAAGGGGTCAAAGGGGTTTATCATGTAGCAGACTTTTTAGCAGTCGAAAGAAATGCCAAGTTTGACTGGCGAGAAATATTACCGCTAGTTCGAAAAGCGTTTGGACAAGACGAAGGTGAGGAAAGTGGAAAGGGTCAGAAAATAGATGAGCATTTTGGTGAAATTAAAGCGCAAGTTCATATGTACAAAGGGGTTCCTGTTCAGATTAAGTTGACTGACGGAATGGAAGAAAAACGCTTTGCTTTGCCCGAAACTTTTGCTAAGGCTGCTCTTGATGTACAAGGGCCAGATGATAATCTTGTAATGGTCAGAAGATGGAAGGATTTCGGTGTCCGATACGGAGAAATGGACCAAATCGGAGAAGAAATGAAAGAGGAACTGATAGCGGCATATCCAGCCCAAAGGCTAGAGGAAATTGTTAGGGCCGCCCAAAATCCTGATAAGCAACAAACTGGAAAGGCACGAAAAAAAGTTGCATTAGATGAATTTACGGATCCCGATTGGAGAAAGCGATATCAGCTTCTCGAACAAATGCCGGATCCGACTACTGAAGATCTTCCATTGCTCCAACAAGCTTTAAAGGATGAGAAAGCTTCCATCCGACGACTTGCAACGGTCTATCTAGGAATGATTGAAGATAAACAGGTACTACCGATTTTATATGAAGCATTGAAAGATAAAAGTGTGACAGTAAGAAGAACAGCGGGAGATTGTTTATCTGATTTAGGTTATTCAGAGGCAATTGAGGCGATGATGGTAGCCTTAAAGGATGATAGCAAACTGGTCCGCTGGCGGGCAGCAATGTTTTTATATGAAGTAGGGGACGAAAGAGCTTTGCCTGCATTGAAAGAAGCAGAACAGGACCCTGAATTTGAGGTAGGTCTTCAAGTGAAACTGGCGATTGCTCGGATTGAACAGGGCGAAGAAGCTAAAGGTTCCGTATGGAAGCAGATGACCGAAGCTCGGAAAAAATAA
- a CDS encoding MATE family efflux transporter, which produces MTRGVISLTLHDFTKGPVMRQLLFFSGPIMLTNLLQVSYQFIDSLWVGNLLGANALGAVTISSTIVITVLSFIIGINNAALTILSQQKGKSDKHALKTYVNAFVIVLGLLSILVGIIGYLFSQQILLFLNTPLDMLDEAMAYLQINFLGILFLMGYNFISTVLRALGDSKTPLKFVMIAAILNTVLDPIFISVFDWGIEGAALATVFSQGIAFLLGFMYTLKLKVVPFTWPSLPKWKEISLILKLGIPSGLQMTVIYAGITAIMTVVNSFGAPVVAGFGASQRIDSLIILPAMALGTAVNSMAGQNIGANRWDRVRDIAIYGALFNFAMMLAIAILVFLLATPLTRLFIKEEQAVIFGADYLKIVAFFYPFIGLNFILNGIVRGSGAMYQVLVLNILSFWLLRYPLTYLCSALIGQNGIALGIGISFIISSIFSFSYYKWGSWKKKQLFA; this is translated from the coding sequence ATGACAAGAGGTGTTATTTCTTTGACATTACACGATTTTACAAAAGGTCCCGTGATGAGGCAGCTACTCTTTTTCTCAGGACCGATTATGTTAACTAATTTATTACAAGTATCCTATCAATTTATTGATAGCCTCTGGGTGGGAAATCTATTAGGTGCCAATGCCCTTGGTGCCGTTACGATCTCATCTACTATCGTAATTACCGTCTTATCGTTTATTATCGGAATCAATAATGCTGCATTAACGATTTTGTCTCAACAAAAAGGGAAATCAGACAAGCACGCATTAAAAACTTATGTAAATGCGTTTGTTATTGTACTTGGTTTACTTTCCATTCTTGTTGGGATTATAGGATATCTCTTCTCTCAACAAATACTACTGTTCTTGAATACCCCTCTTGACATGTTGGACGAAGCAATGGCCTATTTGCAAATTAATTTTCTCGGTATTTTATTTTTAATGGGGTACAATTTCATCTCAACCGTATTAAGGGCTTTAGGGGACAGTAAAACACCATTAAAGTTTGTAATGATAGCAGCTATTTTAAATACAGTCTTAGATCCTATATTTATTTCGGTTTTTGATTGGGGAATCGAAGGCGCTGCTCTTGCAACTGTCTTTTCACAAGGAATCGCATTCTTACTTGGATTTATGTATACCCTGAAACTTAAAGTCGTCCCATTTACTTGGCCTTCTTTACCAAAGTGGAAGGAGATAAGCTTGATCCTCAAACTCGGAATCCCTTCAGGACTACAAATGACCGTCATCTATGCGGGGATCACCGCAATTATGACCGTTGTCAATTCTTTCGGTGCTCCAGTTGTTGCTGGTTTTGGAGCTTCTCAGCGGATTGATAGCTTAATCATACTCCCTGCGATGGCGTTAGGAACAGCTGTCAACAGCATGGCAGGACAAAATATCGGTGCCAACCGCTGGGATCGGGTACGGGATATTGCCATTTATGGTGCCCTGTTCAATTTTGCCATGATGCTCGCAATTGCGATTCTTGTTTTCCTATTGGCCACCCCTCTAACTCGTTTGTTTATTAAAGAAGAACAAGCAGTTATATTTGGGGCTGATTATTTAAAAATAGTTGCTTTTTTCTACCCATTTATTGGTCTTAACTTTATTTTAAACGGGATTGTTCGTGGCTCTGGTGCTATGTATCAAGTACTGGTTCTAAATATCCTTTCATTTTGGCTACTTCGTTATCCACTCACCTATTTGTGTTCTGCACTAATTGGACAGAACGGAATTGCCTTAGGAATAGGGATTAGTTTTATCATTAGCAGCATCTTCTCGTTTTCGTACTATAAATGGGGAAGCTGGAAAAAGAAGCAATTGTTTGCTTGA
- a CDS encoding MFS transporter codes for MTGVYSGALGTSASLAPIFSTVLVNKYQLDWEHSLIIWGILVMVGMVIWFPQIFQQSRRAPLPQIEKQISLWFSPLAWQVTLFMGFQSFIFFCMIAWLPEILQNQGVELTTAAWLLTVFQMSGIPFQFITPILAGRLTNQKIIALIIGILNIMGILGLFLSNHPVFTYGCIIVIGISQGGALSYALTLFGLRTTSESQAAVLSGMAQSVGYLLAALGPLTLGILYDQLHNWTLPFVILITFSILMTIVGVAAGHDKVVSPLNRLERRNVVEKNLKG; via the coding sequence ATGACAGGAGTCTATTCAGGCGCGTTAGGAACCTCAGCTTCTCTAGCTCCTATATTTAGCACAGTCCTAGTGAATAAATATCAATTAGATTGGGAACATTCCCTTATTATATGGGGAATATTAGTGATGGTTGGAATGGTCATTTGGTTTCCACAAATATTTCAACAAAGTCGACGAGCTCCTCTTCCTCAAATCGAAAAACAAATTTCGTTGTGGTTCTCTCCTCTTGCTTGGCAAGTTACACTTTTTATGGGGTTTCAATCATTTATTTTCTTTTGTATGATTGCATGGCTACCAGAAATTCTTCAAAATCAAGGAGTGGAATTGACTACAGCAGCCTGGCTCCTTACGGTCTTTCAGATGTCAGGCATTCCATTTCAATTTATTACTCCTATTTTAGCAGGTAGATTAACAAATCAAAAAATCATTGCCTTGATAATTGGAATTCTAAATATAATGGGAATTCTAGGGTTATTTTTATCAAATCATCCTGTGTTCACTTATGGATGTATAATTGTAATTGGAATCTCTCAAGGGGGAGCGTTAAGTTATGCGTTGACATTGTTTGGGTTAAGAACAACAAGTGAGAGTCAAGCTGCAGTACTATCAGGAATGGCTCAATCAGTTGGTTATTTATTAGCGGCTCTAGGACCACTAACTCTAGGTATCCTTTATGATCAACTTCATAACTGGACACTCCCGTTTGTGATTTTGATTACTTTTTCTATTTTAATGACCATTGTTGGAGTGGCAGCTGGACACGATAAAGTAGTAAGTCCTTTGAATAGACTAGAACGAAGGAATGTAGTAGAAAAAAATTTAAAGGGTTAA